From the Solanum pennellii chromosome 4, SPENNV200 genome, one window contains:
- the LOC107016894 gene encoding ras-associated and pleckstrin homology domains-containing protein 1-like — translation MNVCSLCSTVADHNKHCDNPCIMKNYFVTRTFELMVNHYGYDLVKEVVLRNHEINSTDLKVWISTEIVDIKRMNEFSSVIFANSNLDSDPDVPPNMVDRAHRAGKARRKGASFSANPVQGGVSKAPAADTAEEAGDEEAAAADDTDPPPQPAAQLSTQARNTVIAGSAVKEAIVEEADEAPEEEADEEADAADDTDPHPPPPPPPAAQLSAQARNTFTAGFAVEETIVEEVDEAADEEAAAVDYTDLRPPPPPPPAAQLSAQAPKVVTTQLSAQARNTVTAAVEKAIVEEVDEAAADDDTDPRPPPPPPPAAQLSAQAPNAVTTLENNYCNEPNNAGFAVEEAILEKADEAADEEVDEEAADDDDTDPRPPPPPPPAAQLSAQAPNVVTAQLSAQARNTVTAGSAVEEAIVEEADEGADEEVAADDDTDPRPPPPPPPAAQLSAQAPNVVTAQLSAQARNTVTAGSAVEEAIVEEAAEAADEEAADGGNTDPRPPPPPPPAAQLSAQAPNAINTLLSAQARNTVTAGFVVEEAIVEEAYEAAAEEADDDDNTDPHPPPIENNYCNEPNNAGSAIEEAIVEEAEEASDEEADDVDNTDPRPPPPPPPAAQLSAQAPNAVTAQLSAQALNTVTAEEAVVEEVVNDFTADDDPRPPPPPPALAQSPGSSAQAPAVEGT, via the exons ATGAATGTTTGCAGTCTTTGTAGTACAGTAGCGGATCATAACAAGCATTGTGATAATCCTTGTATAATGAAAAACTACTTTGTTACACGTACATTTGAGTTGATGGTGAATCATTATGGATATGACTTGGTGAAAGAAGTAGTACTaagaaatcatgaaattaaCTCAACGGATTTGAAGGTGTGGATATCTACGGAAATAGTAGATATTAAACGAATGAATGAATTTTCCAGTGTGATTTTCGC aaattCAAATCTGGATTCCGATCCGGATGTACCTCCGAATATGGTTGATAGAGCTCATCGGGCTGGAAAAGCTCGGAGAAAAGGAGCTAGTTTTTCGGCGAATCCTGTTCAAGGAGGAGTTTCAAAGGCTCCGGCAGCTGATACTGCAG AAGAAGCTGGTGATGAAGAAGCAGCTGCTGCTGATGATACTGATCCACCTCCTCAACCAGCAGCTCAATTGTCTACTCAAGCTCGTAATACTGTTATAGCAG GTTCTGCTGTAAAAGAAGCTATTGTAGAAGAAGCTGATGAAGCTCCTGAAGAAGAAGCTGATGAAGAAGCTGATGCTGCTGATGATACTGATCCACATCCACCACCACCTCCTCCACCAGCAGCTCAATTGTCTGCTCAAGCTCGTAATACTTTTACAGCAG GTTTTGCTGTAGAAGAAACTATTGTAGAAGAAGTTGATGAAGCTGCTGATGAAGAAGCAGCTGCTGTTGATTATACTGATCTACGTCCACCACCACCTCCTCCGCCGGCAGCTCAATTGTCTGCTCAAGCTCCTAAAGTTGTTACAACTCAATTGTCTGCTCAAGCTCGTAATACTGTTACAGCAG CTGTAGAAAAAGCTATTGTAGAAGAAGTTGATGAAGCTGCTGCTGATGATGATACTGATCCACGTCCACCGCCACCTCCTCCACCAGCAGCTCAATTGTCTGCTCAAGCTCCTAATGCTGTTACAACTCTT GAAAACAATTATTGTAATGAACCTAACAATGCAGGTTTTGCTGTAGAAGAAGCTATTCTAGAAAAAGCTGATGAAGCTGCTGATGAAGAAGTTGATGAAGAAGCTGCTGATGATGATGATACTGATCCACGTCCACCACCACCTCCTCCACCAGCAGCTCAATTGTCTGCTCAAGCTCCTAATGTTGTTACAGCTCAATTGTCTGCTCAAGCTCGTAATACTGTTACAGCAG GTTCTGCTGTAGAAGAAGCTATTGTAGAAGAGGCTGATGAAGGTGCTGATGAAGAAGTTGCTGCTGATGATGATACTGATCCACGTCCACCACCACCTCCTCCACCAGCAGCTCAATTGTCTGCTCAAGCTCCTAATGTTGTTACAGCTCAATTGTCTGCTCAAGCTCGTAATACTGTTACAGCAG GTTCTGCTGTAGAAGAAGCTATTGTAGAAGAAGCTGCTGAAGCTGCTGATGAAGAAGCTGCTGATGGTGGTAATACTGATCCACGTCCACCACCGCCTCCTCCACCAGCAGCTCAATTGTCTGCTCAAGCTCCTAATGCTATTAACACTCTATTGTCTGCTCAAGCTCGTAATACTGTTACAGCAG GTTTTGTTGTAGAAGAAGCTATTGTAGAAGAAGCTTATGAAGCTGCTGCTGAAGAagctgatgatgatgataatactGATCCACATCCACCACCAATT GAAAACAATTATTGTAATGAACCTAACAATGCAGGTTCTGCTATAGAAGAAGCTATTGTAGAAGAAGCCGAGGAAGCTTCTGATGAAGAAGCTGATGATGTTGATAATACTGATCCACGTCCACCACCACCTCCTCCACCAGCAGCTCAATTGTCTGCTCAAGCTCCTAATGCTGTTACAGCTCAATTGTCTGCTCAAGCTCTTAATACTGTTACAGCAG AAGAAGCTGTTGTAGAAGAAGTTGTTAATGATTTTACTGCTGATGATGATCCACGTCCACCACCTCCACCACCTGCTCTAGCTCAATCTCCTGGGTCATCTGCTCAAGCTCCGGCGGTTGAAGGTACATGA